CGGCGGCTGAGGCTGGATGGTCGCAACAGGACGGACAGTACGTGCTGGAGCCGAACCAGGAAGGTATCTTGACTATCCCCGCCTGGTTCGACAGCAACCGTCCCCCGCGCGGCGAGTGCGTGGTGCTGGAGGTGGAATTCCTGGATAACCTGGCTCATCCAGTCCGCGCCGAAATCTACAGCGCGCTCGGCACCCGCCAACCCTGGAGCGAACTTCACCGGTTCGGCGGCACGGGCGACAACCGGTGGAAAACCGCCCGCGTACCAGCTACCAGCGACTTTATCTGGCGCGACAAAACCAGCGGCCTGGTGCAATTCAAGCTGATCGCGGGCGACAGCGGCCTGAGATTGCGCTCGTTCAGGCTGGTTGCGCCGCAGACAGGCGATGAGCAGCGTTACAATGCCGAAACCCGCCAGTGGGTGGAACGGGAACAGCGCCGCGGCGAGATTGACCCGAGCTACTGGGAAAAAACCGAAGCTCCCGTGCTGACCGGCGATTGGGCCGGCTCTCCGCTGGTGCCATACGTCCGCAACTGGATGGACCTGGTAATGCCGGTCAGCGCGCCGCGCGCCGGAGAGGCCGGGGCCGCGCTCTCCACCCGAATGTTCACCAACGAGTTCCAGACGCTCCAGCTCGGGATTTACGCCAACGGACGGGATTTGAGCGGCGTGACAGTCGAAGTGGAGCCGGTCAGGGACGACGCCGGGAAGGTAGTCGCCACGGCCCGGGTGCGGGTGGCCCAGTACACGGTGGACAGAGGCTACACATATCCCGGCTTTTTCGTGGAGCCGTACCCGCAACTGCTCTGGCCCTCGTACGCGTTCGATATTCCCGCCGGACGGAGCCACCTGGTTTACTTCATCGTGCGTACCGAGGACAAGACCGCCAGACCGGGCAAGTATAAAACCATGGTTTCAGTAACGGCCGAAGGTGTCCCCGCGGAAAAAATTCCTTTGGAGGTGGAAATCCTGCCCCTGCGGCTGCTGAGCATGGACGAGGCCGGGATCCGGATGGGCGGCTGCACCACCAACCTGCTGCCCGAGTTCGAGCTGGATTTCCTCTCGGACTATAACCACAACATGATTAATATCTGGTATTCAGGCATCCGGCCCGAACTGAGCGGAAACGGCGACGGGTTCGAGCTCGATTTCACGGTGATGGACGACTGGATGGCCGCCAGCAGGCGCCAGGGGATCAACTACCATGTCTATTTCCTGGGCGGCAACCCGTACGGTTTCCCCCGCACGATGCACCTGCCGCGCACGCTGGCCAACACGGTGATGGGACTGGATGACAGCGGCTGGGCCGCGCTCAGCATGGCCGACCCGGACAATGTCCCCCCGCGGATAGCTCCGCTGATCACCGAGTGGGCGCGCAGGTTCGCCAGCCACGCCCGGCAGAACGACTGGCCCAACGTGATCCTCACGCCCTTCGATGAGCCGGCCAAGTGGCACCAGTACACGGCCGACAAGGGCATGCTCCATTTCATCAAACCCCAGTTCAATCAGCAGGTGGCCCTGCTCAAAGCCGGCGCGCCGGAGCTGGATATCTACGGCTCGATCCACCACTATTACGGCGGGATCGAGTTCCTGGAGAACGTGGACATCTTCTGTACCAACGCGGTGGAGGAAAACCACGACATGCCCGACGAGGTCCGCGACGGAGGCAAGGAACTATGGCAGTATTCGGGAATCGGCGGGATGGGTTTTCCGGCCGTGGCCCGTTATACGTTCGGCTACTATTTCGCATCACACGGCAGCGTTGGTTCTCTGTGCTGGGCCTACAACTGGACCGACCGCTTCGATCTCCTGGACGCTCCCAACTGGGCCTACGCCTGGAACACGCCGTTCGACGTAATCCCGGCGCCGTATTTCGAGGGCATGCGCGAGGCGTGGGACGAGCGCCGTCTGCTGGAAACGCTGAAAAAAACCGCCGATCGAAAAGGGGCGGATATCCACTGGTTCCTCAGCCGCCTGTTCGCCGAAATCCGGATGGCCCGCGGTCAGGGTGGCCGCAGCACGCTCAACGATTTCTGGGAACGAGCAAAAGACGAACAGATCATGGAAAAATGGCACAACCGGCTCGTGGATAAACTGCTCGACCTGAACGGACTTTAACCACCAGGCCGAGTTGACTCCGTTACACAGTACGGCTATCTTTTGCTTGCGGGATGATTATCATCGGCCGGCGGACAGCGGAACAGTTTGTCCCGGCGGCGGCCGTTACGAATCGAAGAGCAAACTGTGAACGAGGAGGTATGTGTTGGCCAAGATAGATATCGACCTGTTCAAGTTCGCCACCGGTTCGATCCTGGGCGCACCCGGCGAACTGGCCGGCGAGGATGCGGTCAATTACGTGGCGGTGCTGCTGGAGATTTCACGGGTAGGCGGCGTGAGCGTGGAGGAGCGGAAGTTCCAGTTCTTCGTGGAGCGCAACCTGGGTATCGAGGCCGAGGAGATCGAACAGGGCCGGGCGAAAGCCAAAGAGCACGAGGGTGCCCTGGCCGACCTGGTGAGCGGGATCAATGACCCGGAAATCCGCGTGCACCTGTTCCGCGACGCCTACCTGATGACCCTGGTGGGCGGTTTGGATAACGTGGAACTGCAGGTGATGGACCGGCTGGCCGGCGCACTGGGGCTGTCGAGGTCGCTGGCCAATAAGATATTCAAAATGGTGGATGATCTGGTGCAATTGCACAAGGATTTCCTGGACGTGCTGGAACAGGCGGGGATAGAGTAGCTGAATTCTGCCCGATACATGTTATTCGAAAGGCCGGGACTGCAAAAAATCCCGGCCTTTTTATTTTTCCAGGCTTTCCGGCAGAGTTTCCACGAACGCTTTTATCTCATCGCGCACACGCCGGAAGATTTTCAGTTCGTCTTCGCTTCCCTCGATCCCGAAACACTCGGTATAGGGGTCGTCAAACGGGACGTGAACAACATTTACCCCCTCCAGCGGCGGGCAAAGGCTGTGGGCCGTGGGGCAGAGCGTGACCATGCAGTCGTAGGGCCGGCGGCGCATCTCATCCAACGTGTTCGATACCTGTGAGGAGATATCCACCCCCGCCTCGGCCATCACCTGCTCGGCCCGGCCGGATAGCCCCGAGGCGACTATTCCCGCGCTCTCCGGCTCGATCAGCTCGCCGCGCAGGTGGCGCGTCCAGCCCTCGGCCATCTGGCTGCGGCAGGCGTTGCCGTAGCACAGAAACAGAATGCGGAGTTTATTAACAGGCACTTATAGATCCTTCCTCGATCATTTCAGTAGAACCAATTTGCCAAGCCGAATTTCAGTCCCGCTTCTCAGCCGATAGAAATAAACGCCGGATTTGAGCCACTCTCCAGCGTTGTCGCTGACATTCCATTGCATGGTAAGCGAACCCGGCTGGATATTTCCCGAATAGATTTTCCCTACTGTATTGCCTTCTCTATCAATCACGTCCAGAACGACTGCTTCGCCGAATCCTTCAGGTATGTTCATGGTGGGTGTCAAAGAAGGACTGAACGGATTAGGAAACGGCACTCCGAGCGAAAACAGACAGGGCACATCGTGCTCATCCCGCAGGCTCCGGGGAAAAGTCTCCGCCATAAACTCCTCCGGCTCCAGCGCCTCAGGCACGGCGCGCAGGCTGTTCAGCTCCAGGTACGGCCGTCCCGCAGCCAGCAGCCAGTCGTGGTCCGCGTTCTGGGCGACATTAAGTTGCAGGCCGGTCAAGGTCCGGTCGCCGTATTTGGGCAGGTAGAGCGAGAGCACCTCCCGCCTGTCCACGTAAATCCGGTGCACCGCCCCCTGCCGCACCCAGGCCAGGTGGGTCCATTTGCC
This DNA window, taken from Candidatus Glassbacteria bacterium, encodes the following:
- a CDS encoding arsenate reductase ArsC, with the translated sequence MPVNKLRILFLCYGNACRSQMAEGWTRHLRGELIEPESAGIVASGLSGRAEQVMAEAGVDISSQVSNTLDEMRRRPYDCMVTLCPTAHSLCPPLEGVNVVHVPFDDPYTECFGIEGSEDELKIFRRVRDEIKAFVETLPESLEK